A single genomic interval of Prunus dulcis chromosome 5, ALMONDv2, whole genome shotgun sequence harbors:
- the LOC117628534 gene encoding plastidal glycolate/glycerate translocator 1, chloroplastic, whose product MSTFSATPCTPTSLLNHHNSLFYFPSCLPSLSVFQRSHPKNSPVAFNGVRLQHKQANVQNTVPGVLNSRFLQIGSEESSSSRHVLVKSTGAESAGGSTVSQSVLGILHLIVSVGIILAIDNFLKQAFVAASIKFPSALFGMFCIFSILIILDSTVPAVATSLMNFFEPALLFIQRWLPLFYVPSLVVLPLSVKSIPAASGIKICYIIVGGWLASLAVAGYTAIAIRRMVKTEMTDAEPMGKPSPFSAVEVWSWSGILLISFVSALLYPTALGTSARTCLPFLLASTVLGYIVGSGLPSDVKKVFHPIICCALSADLAALAFGHFSKSGLDSVLGSYLTKVSSNPGAGDVLMGFLGSVILSFAFSMFKQRKLVKRHAAEIFTSVILSTIFSLYSTALVGRLVGLEPGLTVSILPRCITVALALSIVSLFEGTNPSLTAAVVVVTGLVGANFVQATLDKLQFRDPIVRGIATASSAHGLGTAALSAKEPEALPFCAIAYALNGIFGSLLCSIPAVRQSLLAVVG is encoded by the exons ATGTCTACCTTCTCAGCTACACCCTGTACACCCACCTCTCTCCTGAACCACCACAATTCATTAttctattttccaagttgcctGCCTTCACTTTCAGTCTTTCAGAGAAGCCATCCCAAAAATTCTCCTGTTGCTTTCAATGGCGTCAGGTTACAACATAAGCAGGCTAATGTCCAAAATACAGTTCCTGGGGTGCTGAATTCCAGGTTCTTGCAAATTGGTTCTGAGGAAAGCTCCTCTAGTAGACATGTTTTAGTGAAATCAACTGGTGCAGAGAGTGCTGGCGGTTCCACTGTGTCTCAAAGT GTGCTTGGGATTTTGCATCTGATTGTTTCAGTTGGTATTATTCTTGCAATCGACaattttttgaaacaagcatTTGTGGCGGCTTCCATTAAGTTCCCCAGTGCGCTTTTTGGGATGTTTTGTATATTCTCCATTCTAATTATTCTTGATTCCACTGTTCCTGCTGTGGCAACAAGCTTGATGAACTTCTTTGAGCCGGCACTACTGTTCATCCAGAGATGGCTGCCATTGTTCTATGTTCCTTCTTTGGTTGTTTTGCCACTTTCTGTAAAAAGTATTCCCGCTGCTTCCGGCATCAAGATCTGCTATATTATAG TTGGAGGCTGGCTGGCTTCACTTGCTGTTGCAGGATATACAGCAATAGCTATTAGAAGAATGGTAAAGACAGAAATGACAGATGCTGAGCCTATGGGAAAACCCTCTCCATTTTCTGCGGTTGAAGTGTGGTCTTGGAGTGGGATCCTCTTGATATCATTTGTTTCTGCATTATTATATCCAACAGCCCTGGGGACAAGTGCTCGAACATGCCTTCCATTCCTACTTGCGTCAACTGTGTTGGGCTATATAGTTGGTTCTGG ATTGCCATCAGATGTGAAGAAGGTTTTCCACCCGATTATTTGCTGTGCACTATCTGCAGATTTGGCAGCATTGGCTTTTGGACACTTCTCTAAGTCTGGGCTTGACTCTGTTCTTG GATCTTACCTTACAAAGGTTTCATCTAATCCTGGAGCTGGTGATGTTCTGATGGGATTCTTGGGGTCTGTTATCCTCTCATTTGCCTTCTCAATGTTCAAACAGAGGAAG CTAGTCAAGAGGCACGCAGCTGAGATTTTCACATCGGTCATCCTGTCAACCATATTCTCGTTGTATTCAACTGCTCTTGTTGGACGTCTTGTTGGGTTGGAACCTGGTTTGACTGTCTCAATTCTACCACGATGTATAACTGTGGCATTAGCACTCAGCATTGTGTCTTTGTTTGAAG GTACCAATCCATCGCTCACAGCCGCTGTGGTTGTGGTAACTGGTCTGGTTGGAGCTAATTTTGTGCAAGCAACACTTGATAAACTACAATTCCGTGATCCTATAGTTCGAGGGATAGCTACTGCATCTAG TGCTCATGGATTGGGAACGGCAGCATTGTCAGCCAAGGAACCCGAGGCTCTCCCATTTTGTGCCATTGCTTATGCTCTGAATGGTATATTTGGCTCTTTGCTTTGTTCAATTCCAGCAGTTAGGCAAAGCTTGCTTGCTGTAGTTGGATGA
- the LOC117628536 gene encoding phosphoribulokinase, chloroplastic, whose amino-acid sequence MAICAVYTTTQLNPTCSFSTPASKTQTQLGFGFGFCQKQQVVFYKRSQSSSRRASVSLITCSAGGQETVVIGLAADSGCGKSTFMRRLTSVFGGAAEPPKGGNPDSNTLISDTTTVICLDDYHSLDRTGRKEKGVTALDPRANNFDLMYEQVKAIKEGKAVDKPIYNHVSGLLDPPELIKPPKILVIEGLHPMYDQRVRDLLDFSIYLDISNEVKFAWKIQRDMAERGHSLESIKASIEARKPDFDAYIDPQKQYADAVIEVLPTQLIPGDNEGKVLRVRLIMKEGVKFFNPVYLFDEGSSISWIPCGRKLTCSYPGIKFTYGPDTYFGNEVSVLEMDGQFDRLDELIYVESHLSNISTKFYGEVTQQMLKLSDFPGSNNGTGLFQTIVGLKIRDLFEQLIASKAKTPVEATKA is encoded by the exons ATGGCAATTTGTGCAGTTTACACAACCACCCAACTGAACCCAACATgttcattttccacaccagcatcaaaaacccaaacccagctgggatttggatttgggttCTGCCAGAAGCAGCAGGTGGTGTTTTACAAGAGAAGTCAAAGTAGTAGCAGAAGAGCAAGTGTGAGTTTGATAACATGCTCCGCGGGTGGCCAAGAGACGGTGGTGATTGGTCTAGCAGCAGACTCAGGGTGTGGGAAGAGCACATTCATGAGGAGGCTGACGAGCGTGTTCGGAGGAGCCGCGGAGCCACCCAAGGGAGGCAACCCGGACTCTAACACGCTCATCAGCGACACTACGACAGTCATATGCTTGGATGATTACCACTCTCTGGATAGGACAGGGAGGAAGGAGAAAGGGGTGACTGCTCTTGACCCAAGAGCCAACAACTTTGATCTCATGTATGAGCAGGTGAAGGCAATCAAGGAAGGGAAAGCTGTCGataagcccatttacaaccaTGTCTCTGGTCTCTTGGACCCTCCTGAGCTCATCAAGCCCCCCAAGATTCTTGTCATTGAAGGCTTGCACCCAAT GTATGATCAGCGAGTTAGGGACCTGTTGGACTTCAGCATCTACTTGGACATCAGCAATGAGGTCAAGTTTGCATGGAAAATTCAG AGGGACATGGCGGAGCGTGGTCACAGTCTTGAGAGCATCAAGGCCAGTATTGAAGCCCGGAAGCCTGATTTCGATGCTTATATTG ATCCACAAAAGCAGTATGCTGATGCAGTGATTGAAGTGTTGCCAACCCAATTGATTCCAGGGGATAATGAGGGGAAGGTATTGAGAGTGAGGTTGATCATGAAAGAAGGTGTGAAATTTTTCAACCCAGTCTACTTGTTTGATGAGGGCTCCTCCATCTCCTGGATACCATGTGGAAGGAAGCTCACCTGCTCTTACCCTGGAATCAAGTTCACCTATGGCCCTGACACTTACTTTGGCAACGAG GTGTCTGTGTTGGAGATGGATGGGCAATTTGACAGATTAGATGAGCTGATCTATGTAGAAAGCCATCTGAGCAACATCTCCACCAAGTTCTATGGAGAAGTCACCCAACAAATGTTGAAGCTTTCGGACTTCCCCGGCAGCAACAACGGCACCGGTCTCTTCCAAACCATAGTCGGATTAAAGATCCGAGACCTCTTTGAGCAGCTCATTGCAAGCAAGGCCAAAACTCCAGTAGAAGCAACTAAAGCTTAA
- the LOC117627860 gene encoding secretory carrier-associated membrane protein 4 isoform X1, with translation MNRHHDPNPFDEEVVEVNPFSNGAGAPKSKSRVPPLASEPLGFGQKHDATVDIPLDTMNDSKQKAKELATWEADLKRREKDIKRREDSVAKAGVPADDRNWPPFFPIIHHDIANEIPVHAQRLQYLAFASWLGIVLCLSFNAIAIIVCWIRGGGVKIFLLATIYALLGCPLSYVLWYRPLYRAMRTDSAFKFGWFFLFYMLHIGFCIFAAIAPPIVFNGRSLTGILPAIDVFSDHVVVGIFYLTGFALFCLETLLSFWVLQKVYMYFRGNK, from the exons ATGAATCGGCACCACGACCCCAACCCATTTGACGAAGAAGTGGTCGAGGTCAATCCCTTTTCG AATGGTGCTGGTGCTCCCAAGTCAAAGTCACGTGTTCCACCATTGGCATCTGAACCTCTGGGTTTTGGGCAGAAGCATGATGCAACAGTCGATATACCATTGGATACAATGAAT GATTCTaagcaaaaggcaaaagaGCTTGCAACTTGGGAAGCAGATCTCAAGAGGAGAGAAAAG GATATTAAACGGAGAGAAGATTCTGTTGCAAAGG CTGGTGTCCCCGCTGATGATAGAAATTGGCCTCCATTTTTTCCAATTATTCACCATGATATAGCTAATGAAATACCAGTACATGCTCAAAGGCTACAATATCTGGCTTTTGCAAGCTGGCTAG GCATAGTTCTTTGCCTATCTTTTAACGCAATTGCTATTATTGTTTGTTGGATTAGAGGCGGAG gtgttaaaatatttttgcttgCAACGATCTATGCTCTACTTGGATGCCCTCTTTCATATGTTCTGTGGTACAGGCCTCTCTATCGTGCAATGAG GACAGATAGTGCCTTTAAGTTTGGTTGGTTTTTCCTGTTCTACATG CTCCATATTGGGTTTTGCATTTTTGCGGCGATAGCTCCTCCAATTGTCTTTAATGGGAGATCATTGAC GGGCATTCTTCCGGCAATTGATGTCTTCTCAGACCATGTGGTGGTAGGG ATATTTTACTTAACTGGGTTTGCCTTGTTTTGCTTAGAAACCCTTCTAAGCTTTTGGGTACTTCAG AAAGTATACATGTATTTCAGGGGGAACAAGTGA
- the LOC117627860 gene encoding secretory carrier-associated membrane protein 4 isoform X2, with protein MNRHHDPNPFDEEVVEVNPFSNGAGAPKSKSRVPPLASEPLGFGQKHDATVDIPLDTMNDSKQKAKELATWEADLKRREKDIKRREDSVAKAGVPADDRNWPPFFPIIHHDIANEIPVHAQRLQYLAFASWLGIVLCLSFNAIAIIVCWIRGGGVKIFLLATIYALLGCPLSYVLWYRPLYRAMRGILPAIDVFSDHVVVGIFYLTGFALFCLETLLSFWVLQKVYMYFRGNK; from the exons ATGAATCGGCACCACGACCCCAACCCATTTGACGAAGAAGTGGTCGAGGTCAATCCCTTTTCG AATGGTGCTGGTGCTCCCAAGTCAAAGTCACGTGTTCCACCATTGGCATCTGAACCTCTGGGTTTTGGGCAGAAGCATGATGCAACAGTCGATATACCATTGGATACAATGAAT GATTCTaagcaaaaggcaaaagaGCTTGCAACTTGGGAAGCAGATCTCAAGAGGAGAGAAAAG GATATTAAACGGAGAGAAGATTCTGTTGCAAAGG CTGGTGTCCCCGCTGATGATAGAAATTGGCCTCCATTTTTTCCAATTATTCACCATGATATAGCTAATGAAATACCAGTACATGCTCAAAGGCTACAATATCTGGCTTTTGCAAGCTGGCTAG GCATAGTTCTTTGCCTATCTTTTAACGCAATTGCTATTATTGTTTGTTGGATTAGAGGCGGAG gtgttaaaatatttttgcttgCAACGATCTATGCTCTACTTGGATGCCCTCTTTCATATGTTCTGTGGTACAGGCCTCTCTATCGTGCAATGAG GGGCATTCTTCCGGCAATTGATGTCTTCTCAGACCATGTGGTGGTAGGG ATATTTTACTTAACTGGGTTTGCCTTGTTTTGCTTAGAAACCCTTCTAAGCTTTTGGGTACTTCAG AAAGTATACATGTATTTCAGGGGGAACAAGTGA